A window from Bacillota bacterium encodes these proteins:
- a CDS encoding extracellular solute-binding protein has product MKDKKLLISFILLFCICLPVSAQRTVNFWFYGADNQVKIMEQFIADFEAEHPDIKVQMRVVGAPGIDQWIVAIIGGVGPDVTMGNLGFFKALTDAIQPLDEFIANSDVIDPADFWPAHWDAQIYGGQMMGLPFRANSQVIIYNKDLFEEAAIAEVPTTWDDFAFATSKLTQRSADGQLERWGYSFRTHGGLGGSYARTVNHWAERNGWISFNEDYTEAYYTDPALIETLEYLYDLTHNFRVAGYLGAPEGKLGTDGLAMGTVAMLTEGPWSFSFLLSSNPNLNLGTFLPPVGPSGRQPYANMGGENLIMFKTASDKEAAFEFMVYLARERNLDYNRIAADFFPVVNEAVTDPYFQSEMWQAVMQNYIEGIGKPNPAGAPGGVEFLSNTLYEQMLEQIFYANAISPAVAMTQVQEMAERDIAQEELRAYFDR; this is encoded by the coding sequence ATGAAAGACAAAAAGTTGCTCATCAGCTTCATACTCTTGTTCTGCATTTGTCTACCGGTGTCGGCACAACGCACGGTCAATTTTTGGTTCTACGGCGCGGATAATCAGGTCAAGATCATGGAACAGTTCATTGCAGACTTTGAGGCGGAACATCCCGACATCAAAGTGCAGATGCGCGTGGTGGGGGCCCCGGGGATCGACCAATGGATCGTGGCTATCATCGGTGGGGTTGGGCCCGATGTGACCATGGGCAATCTCGGCTTCTTCAAAGCTTTGACCGATGCCATCCAACCCTTAGATGAATTCATCGCCAACAGTGACGTGATCGATCCTGCTGATTTCTGGCCGGCCCACTGGGACGCCCAGATCTACGGAGGCCAGATGATGGGGTTACCCTTTAGGGCCAACTCCCAGGTCATTATCTACAACAAAGACCTGTTTGAAGAGGCGGCCATCGCCGAAGTGCCCACCACCTGGGATGACTTTGCCTTTGCCACCAGTAAGCTGACGCAACGTTCCGCCGACGGACAGCTGGAACGGTGGGGCTATTCTTTCCGCACCCATGGCGGGCTGGGAGGAAGCTACGCACGAACGGTCAACCATTGGGCCGAGCGCAATGGTTGGATCTCCTTTAATGAGGATTATACCGAGGCGTACTACACCGATCCGGCCCTGATCGAGACTTTGGAATACCTGTATGATCTGACCCACAACTTCCGGGTGGCGGGATACTTGGGAGCACCGGAGGGAAAGCTTGGCACCGATGGTCTGGCCATGGGTACCGTAGCCATGTTGACCGAAGGTCCCTGGTCTTTCTCCTTCCTGTTGAGCAGTAATCCCAACCTGAACCTTGGTACCTTCCTTCCGCCCGTTGGCCCCAGCGGCCGTCAACCCTATGCCAACATGGGCGGAGAAAACCTGATCATGTTCAAGACTGCTTCCGACAAGGAGGCCGCCTTCGAGTTCATGGTCTACTTGGCCCGAGAGCGGAATCTGGATTACAACCGCATCGCCGCCGATTTCTTCCCCGTAGTCAATGAAGCAGTAACCGATCCCTACTTCCAGTCGGAGATGTGGCAGGCGGTGATGCAAAACTACATCGAGGGCATTGGCAAACCCAATCCCGCAGGAGCCCCCGGTGGGGTGGAGTTTCTGTCGAATACCCTCTATGAGCAGATGCTAGAGCAGATCTTTTATGCGAACGCGATCAGTCCGGCGGTGGCCATGACGCAGGTGCAAGAAATGGCCGAGAGGGATATCGCCCAAGAAGAACTCCGGGCCTACTTTGATCGATAG
- a CDS encoding sugar ABC transporter substrate-binding protein, producing MQRRIIKLSVLITAFFVLWGSLSVQAAQKLVFGFKGISGELTIVEELVAEFEELYPDVDVEIVSLVATGDWWEKLALMFATGTAPDVTVMEYQRSIPFVAQGALLPLDDLIANDPSFNLEDFFPSAIEAHTYQGKIYGIPKEIQPFTLFVNTDMLDNAGLPFPGEDWDIYELRNTARRLTDPDRNQWGWRIEPTPTRLSPFLLSFGGQLFSDDLSTSLVNSPEIVQGLEFIIESMDYGALPPWSTMSQANFTHGNTAFYLGGPWMVPDFRKLSFNWDIVAVPKGPGAHVTTLGCDAYQITSQSKNPELAWEFVKFMTSAEAQARMAAQGSIVPARRELVFSPEFQNPTDRPFNIEGYNIGLQIARPSQTSPIWEDFSDLFIQYVQVALSREISAQEAMDQLAAITNELLAWQAMLF from the coding sequence ATGCAGAGGCGCATCATAAAGCTATCTGTCCTAATAACTGCCTTCTTTGTCCTGTGGGGCAGCCTTTCGGTCCAGGCCGCCCAGAAGCTGGTCTTTGGATTTAAGGGTATATCTGGCGAGCTGACCATCGTGGAAGAGTTGGTGGCGGAATTCGAGGAACTGTACCCCGATGTGGACGTAGAGATCGTGTCTTTAGTGGCCACCGGCGATTGGTGGGAGAAACTGGCCCTCATGTTTGCCACCGGCACGGCACCGGACGTGACGGTGATGGAATACCAAAGGTCTATTCCCTTTGTGGCCCAGGGTGCGCTGTTGCCCTTAGACGATCTCATCGCCAATGATCCTTCCTTTAACCTGGAAGATTTCTTCCCCAGCGCCATCGAGGCCCACACCTACCAAGGGAAGATCTACGGCATTCCTAAGGAGATCCAGCCTTTTACGCTCTTTGTCAATACGGACATGTTAGACAACGCCGGCCTACCTTTCCCTGGGGAGGATTGGGATATCTACGAGTTGCGGAATACTGCCCGGCGACTTACGGATCCCGATAGAAACCAGTGGGGTTGGAGAATTGAGCCCACACCGACACGGCTAAGCCCCTTCCTTTTGTCCTTTGGTGGCCAGCTGTTCTCCGACGATCTTTCCACCTCCCTGGTGAACAGTCCCGAAATAGTCCAAGGGTTGGAGTTTATCATCGAATCTATGGACTATGGTGCCCTGCCTCCCTGGTCGACGATGTCCCAGGCCAACTTCACCCATGGTAACACAGCGTTCTATCTGGGCGGACCTTGGATGGTACCGGACTTTCGTAAACTAAGCTTCAATTGGGACATTGTCGCCGTACCCAAGGGACCGGGGGCCCACGTGACCACCCTTGGCTGTGATGCTTACCAGATTACAAGCCAGAGCAAGAATCCGGAACTGGCCTGGGAATTTGTCAAGTTCATGACCAGTGCCGAAGCCCAAGCAAGAATGGCCGCCCAGGGTAGCATCGTACCTGCCCGCAGGGAGCTGGTGTTTAGTCCCGAGTTCCAGAATCCCACCGACCGGCCTTTCAATATCGAAGGGTACAACATCGGACTGCAGATTGCCCGTCCTTCCCAGACATCGCCCATCTGGGAGGACTTCTCGGATCTGTTTATCCAGTATGTGCAAGTGGCCCTCTCCAGGGAGATTTCGGCCCAAGAAGCCATGGATCAATTGGCGGCCATCACCAATGAACTGTTAGCTTGGCAAGCAATGCTTTTCTAG